TTGACTAGCAGACAGAAGAAGCTCTGAACCTTTCGCTTAGCCTTACTAGGGTTCTCACTAACCCAATCCTCGTCTTGTGGCTCCGGAAGCACCTCATCTCTCTCTTCAGACTTTGGTGGCTCCTCCTCACGTTCCACTGATGGCTCTTTCTGCTCAACCTCCATATCTTCCTTCTTGAACCTCTCTAACCTTGGTGTAGCAGAATCATCATTGTCTTCATCACATGCATCACTAAGAAGTTCTTCAGTTTCATAGCCTTCATCAATCTCATGCACAACATGCACTACTTCATCACCAACATCAACAAGTGCCTTGCGCTTTCTGGTTTTTGACTTACACTTTTTGGGCTCCGTAGGTTTTCTCTTTGGTGTTATTTTCTTGTTTACTTTCTTTTTTCGTGTTTGGCAAAGGGTTATAACTTGTTCCTCGAAAAAAACAACAACACTAGCATGTGCCTCATCCATAGCCGGGGCATCAACACAAGCAGGTGCCTCATTCATATCAGTGGCATCAATTGGAGTTGCAAAGTCATCTTCCATGCCTTCACACCTCTCCTCTTAACTATCATAAAAGTGGACATTTCTCACACTATCATCATTCTCATAATCTTCAACATCCTCATACGAAGCATCTTCATCAGACCCTTTAACAACTTCAGGATTTACATCTCCTACAACAGGTTGAATTGTAGCATCTTCCATGGCAGCCTCATTGATATCAATTACACAGTTGTTAGCTATTGCATAATTGGCCAACTTTTGTGCATGAGGGTCTAGATGAAGTTCTTTCAAAGCATCAAATTGCAATCGAGAATCCTTCAACCACATATCTCTCAAATCACCTTTGCATCCACAGCCATCCCCCATAATATCTCTTGCCCTAAAAAATTCCCatgtgtcttttttttttttgataagccaaagaaatatattgaaaagaagtacaaggggtacttcaacccaatacaagtaggaagagaagaaaaacgaAAGCTAACAGTAGTAAAATACAGGATAGCATCAATGAACCTCCTATTAGTAAGTAACCCACCACCTCCTTGGAGAAATATTTAAGAGATCATGCCTAGGGGTGTTCGCGGTTCGGTTTGGACCGGTTTTAGGTGAAACCAGAAACCGATCCAACCTAAATTCATTGGTTCGGTTTCAGTCAATTATTagcaaaaaaaattctaaaaccgaaccgaaccgaaccgaaccgatgatgatcggtttggatcggttcggtTCATCGATTTCCCAGAAGAGGTGGGATTGCAGAAGAATCTGAGACACTTTGAGTACCAATTGCCCTTGCATTATGTGCCATTTCACCTGCAATAAACCATAAGCCCGAAATTTAGTAACCCCAACAAATTTAGTGAATCAAACAACCACAAACAGAGATTATATAcatactaatttttttaaagataataacaacaGAAAAAACAACAAGCTTTATTGTGTCATTTACATACAAAGCTCCATAACAGGACAAGGAAAAAACAAGAACAAAGAAATAGTAACAGAGAAACCACAACAAAcgaaaaataacaaaaagaaaaaagcaaaACTAGCAAAATATAACAGCATCAGGGAAGCTAAATCTGAAATTTGGAAGAGGAAAACTAAAATAGATAGACTCACTTACCAAACTGAAATAGAGGAAGAGGAAAGTGAAGACTTGGTGGTGAAAACAGATGTCGTGTTGAGGCGTGGGAACCGTGGCGGCGGCCGCTGGTGGTGGTGGCCGTCTGGTAGATGATTGCGTGACTGCGTATGGGACTGCTAGGGTTATAGGTGAGGTGAGCGTGAATGTGGGATTTCGGATTAATATATGAGTGAGTATGTGTGAGTGGATGTGGTTAGCTAGGTTTctgtttcttttatctttttaataagtattaatttatatttattttttaaaaatattttataaataaatatatgtcATCGGTTCGATTCATCAGTTCATTggcttttaatttttcaaaccgTGAACCGAACCGATCTTCATTGGCTTTTatcggtttggatcggttttaaaccgaataacaaaaaaaactgaTACAATTActttggttcggttcggtttGTCGGTTTCATCGGATCGATCCGATCCGATGAACACCCCTAAtcatgtctcattaaaaccttaccaggaaaaacccccttgggaaaacctggtgaaggaaaaagagtacatgaaATCAGAAATCAAGTGGAATCTCCAAGGAAGACTATTACAAAggaaaacataaattaaaatgcAAATCCCAATCCAATCCAGAGTCTTCAAAGCAGTGCAGTTGTCAAAATAGCAGCAAGACTATTCCAATAATTCTATCATAACAAAGCCACAGGTCCCAAATTTCTTTGTTTCCAAGAAGTTGCTTATAGCATAGTTTCTACGGTAAGCACACCCTCCACCAAAGCTTCCCTCTATTGCTCTTCAATCCTCATATAGCATCAAGTAACTACAAGATGGCCTCCAACCAAATGATATCCTAGACAAAGTACGCACTCACTTGAATTGGAAATAACACATGTAAAGTAGAACTGGCACTTTAAATCTGCATAAAGCAAGCATCTAGTAGAGAAAAGCAAGCTGCCTACTAACAAAACTTTCAAAGAAACCATGATTTTCACTTTGCAATCTCCAAATAAATTATAGCCTGACTCCATGTACACCACAAAACTTCACGAAAACCAGCCTTCATCAGAAGACAAGATCCCAATTTTGACAGCAAAAAAGTGCAGTTGTCTACATTAAAGAACATCCAAGTAAGCCAAAGGGTTTAGGGACCATTCATAAGCAGAATAATCAAAATCTCTCACCTTAGCCTTAAGCCAACTCCATGATTTAtgtttaattaattcaagaatTGCAGACTTGTCAAAAGCTCCATTCTTGAAGATAACAGCATTCCTAGTATTCCAAATGCATCccacaacaacaacccaaaCTAACCATGCTCCCTTCCTTTTTTCGCCCCACCACAAAACTCCAAGTGTTGCATAAAATGAATTTTGCCATCAGAAGGTAATACACAGGTAACACCCCACCAATCATGGATATTAACCCATACTTTCCACACATACGGGCAGTCAAAAAACAAGTGAGAAGTAGTTTCAACTGCACCTGCACAAAGAGAATATAACACAGAGTTATGATCAAAAGGAATTCCTCTCCTTCTCAAATTTTCCTTCTCTGAATCCTGTCCAGCAACACTCTCCAAGCCAAAGAGATCAAATTAGAGGGACCTTTTAGAGACcacaaatttgaaatttttttgtcCTCTGAAGCATAAATCGGTCCTTGTAAAGATTCGAATGCTGATTTTACTGTGTAAATGCCATGAATCTGACCTCCCATAAATTGGCGAGAACGAGCTTAGCAGCCTTCTTAAATCTGCTACCAAGTCTTCCTCAGCTGGACCAAGACTACGCTGCCACTCAAAGCTCCAATCCCAGCGATCGCCACACCACAAACCCATGTCCTTAATTGTACAATCTGTTTGAGATGATACTGAGAACAACATCCCATATTTCAAAAGTAAAGAGCCATCACCTATCCAATTTTCTTTCCAAAAGAGGACCTCATTCCCCTCACCAATCCTTCTTCGCATACCCTTAGTAAACCAGCTACCGTCTCCTTCCCCACCGCAAACCAAATTCAAATCCTTCCACCAACATGAGGCAAAAGCCGGAATCTGACCCTTATACTTGGCCTTAATTACTCTGCACCAGAGTTTCCCACAATCAGTAAGAAAAGTCCCGCTCCACTTCCCCAATAAAGCTCGATTGAACTTTCCTAATTTCCTCACCCCCAGACCTCCCTCTTCCTTAGGTCTGCATACTTTCTCCCAACGCACccatgcaatttttttttctccatccACCCCTCCCCAAAGAAAATCCCTCATCAACTTTgtacatttatttataattcCGACCGGCATTCTAAATACAGAGATGTAGTATAAGGGCAAGGCAGTAAGTACACTCTTTACCAGACAGAGTCTTCCCCCGAAAGACAGATTGCAACACCTCCATTTTGAAAGACGTTGTTTAATTCTCTGAATAATCGGGTCCCAAAACGCCAACCTCCTCGGATTCCCACCAAGAGGCAGTCTTAGATACATGAATGGTATGCCCATTAACCTGCAATGTAGAATAGCAGCCGACCTACTAGACAAAACTTCATCAATACCTATACCCACCAAACTGCTTTTGGCGAAATTCACCTTAAGGCCCGACACCAACTCAAAGATATGAAGCAAACCCTTTAATAGAAATGCATTCTAAGTAGTAGCTTCACCGATGAAGAGAGTATCATCGGCGAATTGAAGCAAGGAAACCAGAATCGGATCCGACCCACCCACCTTAAAAGGGGTAAATTTATGCAAAGCCACGACCTGTCTCATTAATCCATTCAAACCTTCAGCTATGATCAGAAACAGAAAAGGCGCCAAAGGGTCTCCTTGTCGAAGGCCCTCCTCATTTTAAACTCCTTTGTCGGACTACCATTAACCAAAACTGAAATTGAAGAGGATTCAAGACATCCACTCATCCACATAATCCATCTCTCGTTAAAACCCATCCTCTTCAACATGTAAAAGAGAAAGCTGCGCTTAATGGAGTCATACGCCTTCTCGTAATCAACTTTAAAAATTAAGGTtggctttttctttcttttcgcTTCATGTACCACCTCATTTGCAACAATTACACTCTCTAACATGCTCCTTCCCCCAACAAAAGCAAATTGCCTCTCATCAATAAGGCGTGGCATTACCAATTTGAGTCTATGAGTAAGGATTTTAGAAAATACTTTGTAAATACACCCAACCAGAGAAATTGGCCTAAAATCATTTAAAGATTGAGGTGAATCAACTTTGGAAACTAGTGCCataaaagaagagtttgaaCCTTTAGGCCACCTTCCATGCGCATGAAAATCATCTAGCACCCTTCTGAAGTCTAGCTTGATCAACTCCCAAAATGATATAATGAAAGTGAAATTGAAACCGTCTG
This is a stretch of genomic DNA from Lotus japonicus ecotype B-129 chromosome 1, LjGifu_v1.2. It encodes these proteins:
- the LOC130740794 gene encoding uncharacterized protein LOC130740794, whose protein sequence is MEDDFATPIDATDMNEAPACVDAPAMDEAHASVVVFFEEQVITLCQTRKKKVNKKITPKRKPTEPKKCKSKTRKRKALVDVGDEVVHVVHEIDEGYETEELLSDACDEDNDDSATPRLERFKKEDMEVEQKEPSVEREEEPPKSEERDEVLPEPQDEDWVSENPSKAKRKVQSFFCLLVNSYFDKEGDIYCGLRNHMLREFTNESIPDDEPTTEEEEEDEDDDDDEAKD